A single window of Arcobacter venerupis DNA harbors:
- a CDS encoding ATP-binding protein: MGIFDTKVTFKTIKNDIKKSDSAIREAVANAIDAKCKNIYIYIYPEQDKGYLLTHNYFCLDIADDGEGIPTDPNEFENVFCQYRVSTKQEKTNYGRRGKGRYTYLTLTKSPDNVAIFTKKNQQINKISFQCKDREKIKIFNESTTEKIITKIKQPYTTLIQFKDLSREQLTIDEENIENYIDDIKNEIISFFADRIASKSINIYVNDDLIKIEQYTEKIIKEYKVTIENEDLSYSFIVDFYIWNNHVKLKSDRQKHVLFFDDKNVLKAIAPSGKNKLAFSSFKQNHSIIVKSKYFDNIDYIEDSDDYSNVLTDKIIKKLRSEITFYLESVLINIYKSKIDKVSDEYLRFLKLSQDEITTRAYHAVMLPFIEKFGGKNLSDDIKSIIVNLIDTLLKEAPESYLSNIGTILKLKPDDNDKLRYVEENYGMIRAISGKEKDIKRVDFLNTFSELVNGKGRGSVKERTMLHHVVDKNLWIFGEEFENISYKDISSDVSLKTILTEQEMYQFDSAELEEIISEHKTNKVPDIFIPIDKNNIIYIIELKKPKVKISQKIVNEIMDKYVKTLNEINKKYGVGDKKKIYAIAISDTKTENVFTMGSLETDGLTIVPKSWDEIINAARLRYTKKIDDLNHKLKQSKWKDLESLVLEHSKEE; this comes from the coding sequence GTGGGAATATTTGATACAAAAGTAACTTTTAAAACTATTAAAAATGATATTAAAAAATCTGATTCTGCAATCAGAGAAGCTGTGGCAAATGCAATAGATGCTAAATGTAAAAATATTTATATTTATATTTATCCTGAGCAAGATAAAGGGTATTTATTAACTCATAATTATTTTTGTCTTGATATTGCAGATGATGGGGAAGGTATTCCAACAGATCCAAATGAATTTGAAAATGTTTTTTGCCAATATAGAGTTTCTACAAAGCAAGAAAAAACAAATTATGGAAGAAGAGGAAAAGGAAGATATACATATCTTACTTTGACAAAATCACCTGATAATGTTGCAATATTTACAAAGAAGAATCAACAAATAAATAAAATATCTTTTCAATGTAAAGATAGAGAAAAAATTAAAATTTTCAATGAGTCAACAACAGAAAAAATTATTACAAAAATCAAACAACCTTATACAACATTGATTCAATTTAAAGATTTATCAAGAGAACAGCTAACTATTGATGAAGAAAATATAGAAAATTATATAGATGACATCAAAAATGAAATTATCTCATTTTTTGCAGATAGAATAGCTTCTAAAAGTATAAATATTTATGTAAATGATGATTTAATAAAAATAGAACAATATACTGAAAAAATTATCAAAGAGTATAAGGTTACTATTGAAAATGAAGATTTAAGTTATAGTTTTATTGTTGATTTTTATATCTGGAATAACCATGTAAAACTTAAATCAGATAGACAAAAGCATGTACTTTTTTTTGATGATAAAAATGTATTAAAAGCAATTGCACCATCTGGAAAAAATAAACTTGCATTTTCAAGCTTCAAACAAAACCATTCAATCATCGTAAAATCAAAATATTTTGACAATATTGATTACATAGAAGATAGCGACGATTATAGCAATGTACTTACAGATAAGATTATCAAAAAGCTAAGATCAGAGATAACATTTTATTTAGAAAGTGTATTGATAAATATTTATAAAAGTAAGATTGATAAAGTATCCGATGAATATCTTAGATTCTTAAAATTAAGTCAAGATGAAATCACTACAAGAGCTTATCATGCAGTTATGTTGCCTTTTATAGAAAAATTTGGTGGTAAAAATCTATCTGATGATATTAAGTCAATCATTGTAAATCTTATTGATACATTGCTTAAAGAAGCGCCAGAAAGTTATTTAAGTAATATTGGTACTATTTTGAAATTAAAGCCGGATGATAATGACAAACTAAGATATGTAGAAGAAAACTATGGAATGATAAGAGCTATTTCAGGAAAAGAAAAAGACATAAAAAGAGTAGATTTTTTAAATACTTTTTCGGAACTAGTAAATGGTAAAGGAAGAGGCTCAGTTAAAGAAAGAACGATGCTTCATCATGTAGTAGATAAAAACTTATGGATATTTGGAGAGGAATTTGAAAATATATCTTATAAAGATATATCAAGTGATGTATCACTGAAAACAATTTTAACAGAACAAGAAATGTATCAATTTGATTCTGCTGAACTTGAAGAAATTATTAGTGAACATAAAACAAATAAAGTTCCTGATATTTTTATACCTATTGATAAAAACAATATTATTTATATCATCGAACTTAAAAAGCCAAAAGTTAAAATTAGTCAAAAGATTGTTAATGAGATAATGGATAAATATGTAAAAACGCTTAATGAAATCAATAAAAAATATGGTGTTGGAGATAAAAAGAAAATTTATGCAATTGCTATATCTGATACTAAGACAGAAAATGTTTTTACAATGGGTAGCTTAGAAACTGATGGGTTAACAATAGTTCCTAAAAGTTGGGATGAGATAATAAATGCAGCTAGACTAAGATATACCAAAAAAATAGATGATCTGAACCATAAATTAAAACAATCTAAATGGAAAGATTTAGAAAGTTTAGTTTTAGAACACTCAAAAGAAGAGTAA
- a CDS encoding restriction endonuclease subunit S — protein MSKLLNFSKFSVLSNWSVSHLLDSQFQYNKNFKLEKIGTFLKRNKTQILVDDDIEYKRVTIKLYNKGVFVRDKEYGRNIGTKKQFLIEEGQFLLSKIDARNGAFGLATKEVDKAIITADFFAYNIDTTKIEPYFLVLLTTTKKFQNFAQSSSSGTTGRQRINENKFLEVQIPLPTLEEQRNIVNSYKNKIELSNNQILEFKKNHLIIKNHLINELGITQNEDNRKVELLHFLKYSAINKSWSYSDLLNLDAMKSKYELKCLKDISFIIMGSSPKSTELNNVGEGYQFIGGASDIKNETIISKRYIKSSNKITLKNDILYLVRATIGKPFIVNDSYFLGRGVCAIRANENLVSNKYLLNILELFENEIIAKAKGSTFKQISKPDLENLEIPIPNLEVQNKLCNFIDNIKEQNKELKKRSILNKLLSLEEFEREIFNEA, from the coding sequence ATGAGTAAATTACTGAATTTTTCAAAATTCTCAGTATTATCAAATTGGAGCGTTTCACATCTTTTAGATAGTCAATTTCAATATAATAAAAATTTTAAACTTGAGAAAATTGGAACATTTCTAAAGAGAAACAAAACACAAATTTTAGTTGACGATGATATAGAATATAAAAGAGTTACTATCAAACTTTATAATAAAGGTGTTTTTGTAAGAGATAAGGAATATGGACGAAACATTGGTACTAAAAAACAGTTTCTTATTGAAGAAGGACAGTTCTTATTATCAAAAATTGATGCAAGAAATGGTGCTTTTGGATTAGCTACAAAAGAAGTGGATAAAGCAATTATTACAGCAGATTTTTTTGCTTATAATATAGATACAACAAAAATTGAACCATATTTTTTAGTCTTATTAACAACTACTAAAAAATTTCAGAACTTTGCACAAAGTTCTAGTAGCGGTACCACTGGGAGACAAAGAATAAATGAAAATAAGTTTTTAGAGGTACAAATACCATTACCTACTTTAGAAGAACAAAGAAATATTGTTAATTCTTATAAAAATAAAATTGAATTATCAAATAATCAAATTTTGGAGTTTAAAAAAAATCATTTAATAATAAAAAATCATTTAATTAATGAACTAGGTATAACACAAAATGAAGATAATAGAAAAGTTGAATTATTACATTTTCTAAAATATTCAGCTATTAATAAAAGCTGGAGCTATTCTGATTTATTAAATTTAGATGCAATGAAATCAAAATATGAATTAAAATGTCTAAAAGATATTTCATTTATTATTATGGGAAGTTCACCTAAAAGTACTGAGTTAAATAATGTTGGAGAAGGTTATCAATTTATAGGTGGAGCCTCAGATATAAAAAATGAAACAATAATTTCTAAACGTTATATAAAGAGTTCAAATAAAATTACATTAAAAAATGATATTTTATATTTAGTACGAGCAACCATTGGTAAACCTTTTATCGTAAATGATAGTTATTTTTTGGGAAGAGGGGTATGCGCAATCAGAGCTAATGAGAATTTAGTTTCAAACAAATATTTATTAAATATTTTAGAATTATTCGAAAATGAAATAATAGCAAAAGCAAAAGGATCAACATTTAAACAAATTTCAAAACCTGATTTAGAAAACTTGGAAATTCCTATACCTAATTTAGAAGTTCAAAATAAACTATGCAATTTTATTGATAATATAAAAGAACAGAATAAAGAATTGAAAAAAAGATCTATACTAAATAAATTATTATCTTTAGAAGAATTTGAAAGAGAGATTTTTAATGAAGCTTAA
- a CDS encoding protein NO VEIN domain-containing protein — MARFLLTNEKMFDIKHHNLVYDEFLKYKEAFFEKGVSFFNPNIKLFDNNEVFEEFEKRVIKNYDDSKLKSVSKYLKQLKNSSEKFRHFFACVVWLYNYPIHDKKNSTKSFEIKEYLGEFYHDDLENTVLKYSGIASYGLLSQYIYYDINFIYFFIKQYIDTKTNPQEIINNIDLYKLMKEISDENFKNMQKLSSRHMLNYLFNPDIYEPIVDTSCKENIVKHYLEKVNKNTIDEDILSIRKDKIGFELNLFDFCKKSGISKTAYVLELDDIEKSNDFTVSLSSKNYKNDDLIEKYKKQIENGLNAEVLVYNKIIKEVNKKVLANQLGQQLGFEKFSEINNKLEQLIHYSKNFDKYAPFDLLSTRGQELVYIEVKSTSGNEIYFSKSELEFAYEHMENYLVKVVKDGEIYDLLLNDVLYEYFECKNLINSWTIDTIRVKVDFNSMDIIN, encoded by the coding sequence ATGGCTAGATTTTTACTTACCAATGAAAAAATGTTTGATATAAAACATCATAATTTAGTTTATGATGAGTTCTTAAAATATAAAGAAGCATTTTTTGAAAAAGGTGTATCTTTTTTTAATCCAAATATTAAGTTGTTTGATAATAATGAAGTTTTTGAAGAGTTTGAAAAAAGAGTAATAAAAAACTATGATGATTCGAAACTTAAAAGTGTTAGTAAGTATTTAAAACAGTTAAAGAATTCAAGTGAAAAATTTAGACATTTTTTTGCTTGTGTTGTATGGCTGTATAATTACCCAATCCATGATAAAAAGAACTCCACAAAATCTTTTGAAATAAAAGAATATCTTGGAGAATTTTATCATGATGATTTAGAAAATACTGTATTAAAATACAGTGGAATTGCAAGTTATGGGTTATTGTCACAATACATTTATTATGATATTAATTTTATTTATTTTTTTATAAAACAATATATTGATACTAAAACTAATCCTCAGGAAATTATTAATAATATAGATTTGTATAAATTGATGAAAGAAATCTCAGATGAAAATTTCAAAAATATGCAAAAATTATCTTCAAGACATATGTTAAATTATCTATTTAATCCAGATATTTATGAACCTATCGTTGATACATCATGTAAAGAAAATATAGTTAAACACTATCTAGAAAAAGTGAATAAAAATACAATCGATGAAGATATATTATCAATCAGAAAAGATAAAATAGGTTTTGAGCTAAACTTATTTGATTTTTGTAAGAAATCTGGAATAAGTAAAACTGCGTATGTTCTTGAGTTGGATGATATAGAAAAAAGTAATGATTTTACAGTTAGTCTATCTTCTAAAAATTACAAAAATGATGACTTGATTGAAAAATATAAAAAACAAATTGAAAACGGTTTAAATGCTGAAGTACTTGTTTATAATAAAATAATTAAAGAAGTTAATAAAAAGGTTTTAGCAAATCAATTAGGTCAACAGCTAGGTTTTGAGAAATTTAGTGAAATAAATAATAAATTAGAACAATTAATACATTACTCTAAAAACTTTGATAAATATGCTCCCTTTGATTTACTTTCAACAAGAGGTCAAGAATTAGTATATATTGAAGTTAAGAGTACCAGTGGGAACGAAATATACTTTTCAAAATCTGAATTAGAATTTGCTTACGAACATATGGAAAATTATTTAGTTAAAGTAGTAAAAGATGGTGAGATATATGATCTTTTATTAAATGATGTACTCTATGAATACTTTGAATGTAAAAATTTAATAAACTCTTGGACAATTGATACAATAAGAGTTAAAGTAGATTTTAATAGTATGGATATAATTAACTGA
- a CDS encoding ATP-dependent nuclease, whose product MKLKSLKIKAFKNLTGADEWFHLDFTNKDGITVLIGNNGSGKSNVLEAISAIFIGLYKIGTPQRKPTFSYVIEYSMGEEPSTEIKIELIDGTYGFYINDIKKLKKDFIDSGDRWFPSKVIASYSGEETRLWDTYYKHSYSDFITSVKNNDLRSLPEQKLFYIDSDYWNEALIVFLLSELESNQNFISNNLGIVSVENIVFTFNANNLSKYQSNMITEFVRRLNPDNNNIISISFEEFKTFVIEYEYELFIKLISASQSDLITNITINFNTKLTTEDLSEGQKKQILIRAILEFLVDRKTLVLLDEPDSHIHVANKLQLKNMLEEYKHKNLIFTSHSPTLMNIFDNHLEYLENGQSKGSEKAEILKEISGNTMSYTQQQIILNSNSDLLLVEGKTDIEYIKIALNKLSTDYPTLKFEYIPIGGTDSLQHFIEKFIPKENQTILALLDRDDAGKKALKQVFQEDKDINTFTYEKLKNMYVVVYPKKDNYFNNNFLVEDYFEAAIINDMANEIIGKYDDSFKSYPNIAKQIKHDLPTKCEEFSKEKFNGFKKLFDLILEIKGV is encoded by the coding sequence ATGAAGCTTAAAAGTTTAAAAATTAAAGCTTTTAAAAATCTAACTGGTGCGGATGAATGGTTTCATTTAGACTTTACAAATAAAGATGGCATAACGGTTTTAATAGGAAACAATGGAAGTGGTAAGAGTAATGTATTAGAAGCAATTAGTGCTATATTTATTGGGTTATATAAAATAGGAACACCACAAAGAAAACCTACTTTTAGCTATGTAATTGAATATTCTATGGGTGAAGAGCCAAGTACAGAGATTAAAATTGAGCTTATTGATGGAACATATGGTTTTTATATAAATGATATAAAAAAATTGAAAAAAGATTTCATTGATAGTGGAGATAGATGGTTCCCTTCAAAAGTAATAGCTTCTTATAGTGGAGAAGAGACAAGATTATGGGATACATACTACAAACATTCATATAGTGATTTTATAACTTCTGTTAAAAATAATGACCTGAGAAGCTTGCCTGAACAAAAGCTTTTTTATATAGATAGTGATTATTGGAATGAAGCATTAATTGTATTTTTATTATCTGAATTAGAAAGTAATCAGAACTTTATATCAAACAATTTAGGTATTGTTTCTGTTGAAAATATTGTTTTTACATTTAATGCCAACAACTTGAGTAAATATCAATCTAATATGATTACAGAGTTTGTTAGAAGATTAAATCCAGACAATAACAACATAATAAGTATATCTTTTGAAGAATTTAAAACTTTTGTTATTGAGTATGAATATGAATTATTTATAAAATTAATTTCTGCTTCACAATCAGATCTTATTACCAATATAACAATCAATTTTAATACAAAGTTAACAACAGAAGATTTAAGTGAAGGGCAGAAAAAACAAATTTTAATCAGAGCAATTTTAGAATTTTTAGTAGATCGAAAAACTCTTGTTTTATTGGATGAACCTGACTCGCATATACATGTAGCAAATAAACTCCAACTTAAAAATATGTTAGAAGAATATAAACACAAAAATTTAATATTTACATCTCATTCACCAACATTAATGAATATATTTGATAATCACTTGGAATATTTAGAAAATGGGCAGAGTAAGGGAAGTGAAAAAGCTGAAATATTGAAAGAAATTTCTGGCAATACTATGAGTTATACTCAACAGCAGATAATATTAAATTCAAATAGTGATTTGTTACTAGTAGAAGGAAAGACTGATATTGAGTATATAAAAATTGCTTTAAATAAATTGAGTACAGATTATCCAACTTTAAAATTTGAGTATATACCAATAGGTGGTACAGATAGTTTACAACACTTTATTGAGAAATTTATACCAAAAGAAAATCAAACTATTCTAGCATTGTTAGATAGAGATGATGCTGGTAAAAAAGCTTTAAAACAAGTTTTTCAAGAGGATAAAGATATTAACACATTTACATATGAAAAATTAAAAAATATGTATGTTGTTGTATATCCTAAAAAAGACAATTACTTTAATAATAATTTTTTAGTTGAAGATTATTTTGAAGCTGCAATTATTAATGATATGGCTAATGAGATCATAGGTAAATATGATGATTCATTTAAAAGTTATCCAAATATTGCAAAACAAATAAAACACGATTTACCAACAAAGTGTGAAGAGTTTTCAAAAGAAAAGTTTAATGGATTCAAAAAATTATTTGATTTAATTTTAGAAATAAAAGGCGTATAA
- a CDS encoding tyrosine-type recombinase/integrase, with protein MATYNPFKIKLSNGTASGMYLLANEDEIKFDKDGNTKAPSARAYRIQIEVEAIYNNQRKRGKKSFSVPQGTSIIKAVQSLQGKKNEMINALKSKGTLKIEKVTFSDMKQTDGNFHTCWLSYYETQLATDKIKKSTYDLYKNTLNTFLKPLHKMKVKEITIRDVQNIINNALSNKKAPATISRIKPTVKPLLEHYDVILNWKKLIEPKVDNERKYRKSKEETKEIINKLLNYGHPEIRAIFHFSLTGRRISEILALRYENINWNTNTFLIPKENVKTRKDIQFKLKPPLIEAIKSRGKIKKDGLVFSLTSKWVLVHFKRCMASLGIYDLHLHDLRSLVAQTALDNGANIYDVSALLAHSNIATTEKRYVDKNKDHAQKALDKFTSATALLLEEEIIDVEVAENKFLAIKKLYPNASDEQIEKAISVLVNSDN; from the coding sequence ATGGCTACTTATAATCCTTTTAAAATAAAACTATCAAATGGTACTGCTTCAGGAATGTATTTACTTGCAAATGAAGATGAAATAAAATTTGATAAAGATGGGAATACAAAAGCTCCTAGTGCAAGAGCATATAGAATTCAAATAGAAGTTGAAGCTATTTATAATAATCAAAGGAAAAGAGGTAAAAAATCTTTTAGTGTTCCACAGGGAACATCAATAATAAAAGCTGTTCAATCACTTCAAGGTAAGAAAAATGAAATGATTAATGCACTTAAAAGTAAAGGTACTTTAAAAATTGAAAAAGTAACTTTTTCCGATATGAAACAAACTGATGGAAATTTTCATACTTGTTGGTTATCTTACTATGAAACACAATTAGCTACAGATAAAATCAAAAAATCTACTTATGACTTATATAAGAATACACTTAATACATTTTTAAAGCCTTTGCATAAAATGAAAGTAAAAGAAATTACAATTAGAGATGTTCAAAATATTATAAACAATGCACTAAGTAATAAAAAAGCACCTGCCACAATATCAAGAATCAAGCCTACGGTAAAACCTTTATTAGAACATTACGATGTAATTTTGAATTGGAAAAAGTTAATTGAACCAAAAGTTGATAATGAAAGAAAATATAGGAAATCTAAAGAAGAAACTAAAGAAATAATTAATAAGTTATTAAATTATGGACATCCTGAAATAAGAGCTATTTTTCATTTCTCATTAACTGGAAGAAGAATATCAGAAATTTTAGCTTTAAGATATGAGAATATAAACTGGAATACTAATACATTTTTAATACCAAAAGAAAATGTAAAAACCAGAAAAGATATTCAATTTAAACTTAAACCACCACTAATAGAAGCTATTAAATCAAGAGGAAAAATAAAAAAAGATGGACTAGTATTCTCACTAACTAGTAAATGGGTACTAGTACACTTTAAAAGATGTATGGCAAGTTTAGGTATATATGATTTACATTTACACGATTTAAGAAGTTTGGTCGCACAAACTGCGCTTGATAATGGAGCAAATATTTATGATGTATCTGCATTATTAGCACATTCTAATATTGCTACTACTGAAAAAAGATATGTTGATAAGAATAAAGACCATGCTCAAAAAGCACTAGATAAATTTACTAGTGCAACAGCACTATTATTAGAAGAAGAGATAATTGATGTGGAAGTTGCAGAAAATAAATTTTTAGCTATAAAAAAACTTTATCCAAATGCGTCTGATGAGCAAATTGAAAAAGCTATATCGGTATTAGTAAATTCGGATAATTAA
- a CDS encoding aspartate kinase, with protein MIKVCKFGGSSVKDALQIEKVINIIKEDPKRKVIVVSAPGRDETFDEKITDHLLNIATNGIYFQEQQLVISKKESLDSVLNKFKKLSNDLQIDGKNILLDLQKDLENCQLEADERKAFYLSRGEHYNAKIICEYMNKSKINTKLMLPEEFGFILSNDYTNGKILDITYENIRNNFDITSDITYIVPGFYGISKNKKIVVLSRGGSDLTGGELAFALDVDIYENWTDTNGVYEVDPRVVDDANVITRLTFKELRLLSSKGFNVFHFNAMLSCKKGKIPINIRNTNNPTHKGTLILSERVPMEDVVGIAKLDNMALIHIQKDMLGEEIGFSANLLKIFSEFKINTYHYPTDKDDIAILVEQEDLKGKINNLRRKIEKELNTDNLYVTYNLSILTLVGIGLKENSFVIVDAITALKQNNIPFDMFDMSPSKISFHIGVAQNISDVALKTLQNELLKK; from the coding sequence TTGATAAAAGTATGTAAATTTGGAGGCAGTTCGGTAAAAGATGCACTTCAAATTGAAAAAGTCATAAATATAATAAAAGAAGATCCAAAAAGAAAAGTAATAGTTGTTTCAGCCCCAGGACGTGATGAAACTTTTGATGAAAAGATAACTGATCATTTGTTAAATATTGCAACAAATGGTATTTATTTCCAAGAGCAACAACTCGTAATCTCAAAAAAAGAGTCTTTAGATTCAGTATTAAATAAATTCAAAAAACTATCTAATGACTTACAAATTGATGGGAAAAATATACTTTTAGATTTACAAAAAGATTTAGAAAACTGCCAATTAGAAGCAGATGAAAGAAAAGCTTTTTATCTTTCAAGAGGTGAGCATTATAATGCTAAAATCATCTGTGAATATATGAATAAAAGTAAAATAAACACTAAACTAATGCTTCCTGAAGAGTTTGGATTTATACTAAGTAATGATTATACAAATGGGAAAATATTAGATATAACTTATGAAAATATTAGAAATAATTTTGATATAACTTCAGATATTACATATATAGTTCCAGGTTTTTATGGAATTAGTAAAAATAAGAAAATTGTTGTTTTAAGTAGAGGTGGTAGTGATTTAACAGGAGGAGAACTAGCCTTTGCACTTGATGTTGATATTTATGAAAACTGGACAGATACAAATGGTGTTTATGAAGTAGATCCCCGTGTTGTTGATGATGCAAATGTAATAACAAGACTTACATTTAAAGAGTTAAGATTACTTAGCTCAAAAGGTTTTAATGTTTTTCATTTTAATGCAATGCTAAGTTGTAAAAAAGGAAAAATTCCCATAAATATCAGAAACACAAACAATCCAACTCACAAAGGAACTCTAATCTTAAGTGAAAGAGTTCCAATGGAAGACGTAGTTGGAATTGCAAAACTTGATAATATGGCACTTATTCATATTCAAAAAGATATGTTAGGTGAAGAGATTGGTTTTAGCGCTAATTTGTTAAAAATTTTTAGTGAATTTAAAATTAATACTTATCACTATCCTACAGATAAAGATGATATTGCAATTCTTGTAGAACAAGAAGATTTAAAAGGTAAGATAAATAATCTAAGAAGAAAAATTGAAAAAGAACTAAATACGGATAATCTTTATGTTACGTATAACTTATCAATTTTAACTTTAGTTGGGATTGGATTAAAAGAGAACTCTTTTGTAATCGTTGATGCAATAACTGCATTAAAACAAAATAATATCCCTTTTGATATGTTTGATATGAGTCCTTCAAAAATATCTTTTCATATAGGTGTAGCTCAAAATATTTCTGATGTAGCTTTAAAAACTCTTCAAAATGAACTATTAAAAAAATAA